One Malus sylvestris chromosome 14, drMalSylv7.2, whole genome shotgun sequence DNA segment encodes these proteins:
- the LOC126600138 gene encoding uncharacterized protein LOC126600138, whose protein sequence is MAAIYSLYIINKSGGLIFYKDYGSAGRMDTNDSLRVASLWHSMHAISQQLSPVSGCFGIELLQADTFDLHCFQSLTGTKFFVVCEPGTQHMEGLLKHIYELYTDYVLKNPFYEMEMPIRCELFEINLTQAIQKDRVALLAR, encoded by the exons ATGGCAGCAATTTACAGCCTCTACATCATTAACAAATCAGGCGGCTTGATCTTCTACAAG GACTATGGGTCGGCGGGACGAATGGACACGAATGATAGCTTGAGGGTTGCAAGCTTGTGGCACTCAATGCACGCCATTTCTCAGCAGCTGTCGCCAGTATCAGGCTGTTTCGGCATCGAGCTCCTCCAAGCTGACACTTTCGATCTTCATTGCTTTCAATCACTCACCG GGACAAAGTTCTTTGTTGTGTGTGAGCCTGGGACGCAGCACATGGAAGGTCTCTTGAAACATATCTATGAGTTGTACACCGATTACGTCTTGAAGAACCCCTTTTATGAGATGGAGATGCCAATACGATGCGAGCTCTTCGAAATCAACCTAACGCAGGCAATACAGAAGGATCGTGTTGCCTTGTTGGCCAGATGA
- the LOC126600139 gene encoding uncharacterized protein LOC126600139 isoform X2 translates to MMGPIADRLPAICSEASISRYLRARNWNTKKAGKMLKETIKWRLEFKPEKIRWENITQEAKTGKIYRANYHDKCGRTVLILRPGFQNTNAVNEQMMYLVYCLENAILNMNPDQEQMVWLIDFQRWNTSSISLKATRETAKILQNHYPERLGIGILYNPPKIFESFWTLVKPFLEPKTHKKMKFVYSDNSQSQKIMEDLFNMDKLESTFGGRSSVGFDYEAYGQRMREDDKKMSSFIDSGCSPAYSPAYSPAYSPSIMSELQQLTSDHCSEVSDEGGCSSCDEAASSNLEVVDEKVQGQPHDSKDVANDCTKVAA, encoded by the exons ATGATGGGTCCTATTGCGGATAGGCTACCAGCCATTTGTTCAGAAGCTTCAATCTCAAGGTACCTAAGAGCGCGGAACTGGAATACAAAGAAGGCGGGCAAGATGCTGAAAGAAACCATAAAATGGAGGTTGGAGTTCAAGCCCGAGAAGATCCGATGG GAAAACATTACTCAAGAAGCGAAGACAGGAAAAATTTACAGAGCCAATTACCATGACAAGTGCGGAAGGACAGTTCTTATCCTGAGGCCTGGTTTTCAG AACACAAATGCGGTAAACGAGCAGATGATGTATTTGGTATACTGCCTGGAGAATGCCATACTGAATATGAATCCAGATCAGGAACAGATGGTGTGGCTAATTGATTTTCAACGGTGGAACACGTCGAGCATATCGTTGAAGGCGACTAGGGAAACAGCTAAGATCCTGCAAAATCATTACCCTGAGAGATTGGGAATTGGCATCCTCTATAATCCACCAAAAATATTTGAGTCCTTTTGGACG TTGGTAAAACCATTTCTTGAGCCAAAAACACACAAGAAGATGAAGTTTGTGTACTCGGACAACTCGCAGAGCCAGAAGATAATGGAAGATCTTTTCAACATGGACAAGTTGGAATCCACATTTGGCGGGAGAAGTTCAGTTGGTTTCGACTATGAAGCTTACGGACAAAGAATGCGAGAAGATGACAAGAAAATGTCTAGTTTTATCGATTCAGGTTGTTCGCCAGCCTATTCGCCAGCCTATTCGCCAGCTTATTCGCCATCAATCATGTCCGAGTTGCAGCAATTGACTTCTGACCATTGTTCTGAGGTCTCCGATGAAGGCGGCTGCTCGTCGTGCGATGAAGCAGCTTCGTCGAACTTGGAGGTCGTCGATGAGAAGGTACAAGGACAACCGCACGACAGCAAAGATGTTGCAAATGACTGCACAAAAGTGGCTGCATGA
- the LOC126600132 gene encoding uncharacterized protein LOC126600132: MGLVLEIVVNFRKIVMISLRACYRSICNHPFLAGLLLFLLFLYRSFPFVFTLLVSTSPVLVCTAVLLGTLLSFGQTNIPEIEREEKVTCDDVASLRTRSLGDDTVVLERDGSFSAERFMGEARDVVDASVEKSSNVEDRDGLGVYMPLISEGLQNTDSEKRVNEDRDGSVVYMPLIDEDLLNTGGEKREIEDAERELESSDLGERRKIDNDHLGIEGIDWDVGTVNQQYTFFQKIRDEIRRVEGDHISPRGPGYAHEGDRLYSSLLGSGGVDGEAVEQQYTSFQKVRGEIHRVKDENICPREASYAHEGDHLYSSLLGNGGDDEAGEDVDDDASDSESDRAESSSPDASMADILPMLDELHPLLYFEAPQPARVSHDHEPDAASDQSKRNNAGSVESDVESENQGGEVAEDGNDYNDGDEEEAPGGKDDESKSAIKWTEDDQKNLMDLGNLELERNRRLENLIARRRARKSFKITAEKNLIDFDRVDLPFNVTPISTARHNPFDLYDPFDNLGLPIPGSAPSVMLPRRNPFDLPYESNEEKPDLKGDPFEQEFVPFHAKDAIFRRHESFSLGPSTLGQARQERQDFKWRPVFVSERLASEGPSSSLFQRQLSEVSESKLSSVPDTESVSSAADLDERKFNEQDFTKETEAISNIYHATDDLVVEHGSQSSEDVDSLEMEQAGKRDGQHDELEVKLLESQDLEPSLSGATGLATHGEHITNEVHVKQDPIEEDNSSTSSLSSLTEEDEKIADAVEGGSTSLEARRDIAKEFVISPQPSLKESEVQFMSRRVNEDEHDEPVYDSTPLPTEKILSFNSISSDIQADISEMVTPPGLAEAQVPSVDRDSEVYGESTDKDTPGFVEISGATSKVHASDETDRSLGTSNQVGLVGSHSEDDIYLPKIFDTKTADCSHQSVLSEELPPSEHGKVLSWSDKSMVEPYVDHVEALIIKEEVGEVKEIDAGLLSELDAVGDFSVNDVISEPFHTDELIPEEANVSSTEFGDLNLSELNQELPVLDIDTYFKQIHKGLAGEEVVLPSVVDDQLEVEAPENTVQTRSELPIVETRCLEDSELPTVEERCLEASENTAQTSSELPIVEASYLEDNVTGLKQDSNGNVNELPQVLEPEDGSTELPLEFNHTLLKQVSDHNNVGELSNGSEEVGTTAVDSTEEIASSNTVSSVKEDINADTALEQVLGSHVDELPKATSILNDGSEEVQSNAMGSAEEMASSNILSSFQQENIITPKQVLDNHVNDGSEEVGTGAVSSTEEIASSNTVPSIQEDINADTALEQVSESHVDELPKAASVSDDGLEEVGIGAISSTEEIASSNTVSSDQEDTHTDTALEQVSESHVDELPKAMSISNDGLEGGTDAMGTAEEIASSNMLSSVHEDITPLKQVSEILVHDGSEEVETGAKGLVEEIASSNIPSNVQGNITTPTKISESHVNDGAEEIGTNPMSSTEYASSDILSSVQENSTLEQVSESHVDELLKPTSHLKEGLAEVGITAMASTVEKIASSTTEHGVQETITSPIALEQVSGSNVDGEPPKPSVTQDRLAEVENIKHEN; encoded by the coding sequence ATGGGGTTGGTGTTGGAAATTGTTGTTAATTTCCGGAAAATTGTGATGATTTCACTCAGAGCATGTTACAGATCAATTTGCAATCATCCTTTTCTTGCTGGGTTGCTTCTTTTCCTGCTATTTCTGTACAGATCGTTTCCTTTTGTGTTTACCCTTTTGGTTTCGACGTCCCCGGTTTTAGTCTGCACTGCGGTTCTTCTAGGAACCCTTTTGAGTTTTGGCCAAACCAACATACCCGAAATCGAAAGGGAAGAGAAGGTTACCTGTGATGATGTTGCTTCTCTTAGGACTAGGAGTTTAGGGGATGACACTGTTGTGCTTGAGAGAGATGGGAGCTTTTCCGCAGAAAGGTTCATGGGAGAGGCTAGGGATGTTGTTGATGCATCCGTAGAGAAAAGTAGCAATGTTGAGGATCGTGATGGTTTGGGTGTTTATATGCCACTTATTAGTGAGGGTTTGCAAAACACTGATAGTGAGAAGAGAGTGAATGAGGATCGCGATGGTTCAGTTGTTTATATGCCACTGATTGATGAGGATTTGCTAAACACTGGTggtgagaagagagagattgaggATGCGGAGAGAGAATTAGAAAGTTCGGACTTAGGAGAGCGGAGAAAGATTGATAATGATCACTTGGGGATAGAAGGCATTGACTGGGATGTGGGAACTGTTAATCAGCAGTACACTTTTTTTCAAAAGATTCGAGATGAGATTCGTCGAGTGGAAGGTGATCATATATCTCCTCGAGGGCCAGGCTATGCTCATGAGGGTGATCGCTTGTATTCTTCACTGCTTGGCAGTGGTGGTGTTGACGGTGAGGCTGTTGAGCAGCAATATACTTCTTTTCAAAAGGTGCGAGGTGAGATTCATCGAGTCAAAGATGAAAATATATGTCCCCGAGAGGCAAGCTATGCTCACGAGGGTGATCACTTGTATTCTTCGCTTCTTGGAAATGGTGGTGATGATGAGGCTGGTGAGGATGTGGATGACGATGCTTCAGATTCTGAGTCAGATCGAGCAGAGAGTTCCTCACCAGATGCTTCAATGGCTGACATCCTTCCGATGCTTGATGAGCTGCACCCACTTTTATACTTTGAAGCTCCACAGCCAGCTCGTGTGTCCCATGATCATGAGCCTGATGCTGCTTCAGACCAGTCTAAAAGGAACAATGCTGGCAGTGTTGAGTCTGACGTGGAAAGTGAAAACCAAGGCGGAGAAGTAGCAGAGGATGGGAATGATTATAATGACGGTGATGAGGAAGAAGCACCGGGTGGGAAGGATGATGAAAGCAAATCTGCGATCAAATGGACAGAGGATGACCAAAAGAATCTCATGGATTTGGGGAATCTGGAGCTCGAAAGGAACCGACGGTTGGAGAACCTTATTGCAAGGAGAAGAGCAAGAAAAAGCTTCAAAATAACTGCAGAGAAGAATCTTATAGATTTTGATAGAGTTGATCTTCCGTTTAATGTTACACCAATCTCTACTGCAAGACACAACCCATTTGATCTGTATGATCCCTTTGACAACTTGGGTTTACCCATTCCTGGGTCTGCTCCATCAGTAATGTTGCCAAGGCGAAACCCCTTTGATCTTCCGTATgagtcaaatgaagaaaaaccTGATCTAAAGGGAGACCCTTTCGAGCAAGAGTTTGTGCCATTTCACGCCAAGGATGCAATCTTCCGAAGGCATGAAAGCTTCAGTTTGGGACCGTCAACCTTAGGGCAGGCCAGGCAAGAGAGGCAAGATTTTAAATGGAGACCTGTTTTTGTATCAGAACGGTTGGCTTCTGAAGGACCAAGCAGTTCCTTATTTCAAAGACAATTAAGCGAAGTTAGTGAATCAAAGTTGAGTTCTGTTCCCGATACCGAGTCAGTGAGTTCTGCAGCAGATCTGGATGAAAGGAAGTTCAATGAGCAGGACTTTACTAAAGAAACAGAAGCGATATCCAACATTTACCATGCTACTGATGATCTTGTTGTTGAGCACGGAAGTCAATCATCTGAAGACGTAGATTCTCTGGAAATGGAACAGGCCGGAAAAAGAGATGGTCAACATGATGAACTTGAAGTAAAATTGCTTGAATCGCAAGACCTGGAACCGAGCTTGTCTGGTGCAACGGGTTTAGCTACTCATGGGGAACATATTACTAATGAAGTTCATGTCAAACAAGATCCGATTGAAGAGGACAACAGCAGTACGTCAAGCTTGTCATCATTGACAGAAGAGGATGAAAAGATTGCAGATGCAGTGGAAGGAGGATCAACCAGTTTGGAGGCTAGACGTGATATCGCCAAGGAGTTTGTAATTTCGCCGCAACCTTCACTGAAGGAGTCAGAAGTTCAGTTTATGAGCAGGAGGGTGAATGAAGATGAACATGATGAGCCAGTCTATGACTCAACCCCCCTACCAACTGAAAAGATCCTTTCCTTCAATTCTATTTCTTCTGATATACAAGCAGATATATCTGAAATGGTTACACCTCCAGGATTAGCTGAAGCGCAAGTTCCGTCTGTAGACCGGGATTCTGAAGTGTATGGTGAAAGCACAGACAAAGATACTCCAGGTTTTGTAGAGATAAGTGGTGCCACCTCAAAAGTACATGCATCAGATGAAACTGATAGAAGCTTGGGGACAAGCAACCAAGTTGGCTTAGTGGGTTCTCATTCAGAGGATGATATCTATCTCCCTAAGATTTTTGACACGAAGACAGCAGATTGTAGTCATCAATCCGTTCTTTCTGAAGAACTGCCGCCGTCAGAGCACGGAAAAGTCCTTTCCTGGTCAGATAAATCCATGGTTGAACCATATGTTGATCATGTCGAAGCACTTATTATTAAAGAAGAAGTAGGTGAAGTAAAGGAGATTGATGCGGGGCTGCTGTCGGAGTTAGATGCAGTTGGGGACTTCAGTGTGAATGATGTTATCAGCGAGCCATTCCATACAGATGAGCTGATACCAGAGGAAGCAAATGTTTCAAGCACTGAATTTGGTGATTTAAACCTGTCAGAATTGAACCAGGAGCTACCAGTTCTTGATATTGACACGTATTTTAAGCAAATTCATAAGGGACTAGCTGGTGAGGAAGTTGTTCTTCCCAGTGTGGTTGACGATCAGCTAGAGGTGGAAGCGCCTGAAAATACTGTCCAGACCCGTTCAGAGTTGCCAATTGTTGAAACAAGATGCTTGGAAGATTCCGAGTTGCCAACTGTTGAAGAGAGATGCTTGGAAGCATCCGAAAATACTGCCCAGACCAGTTCAGAGTTGCCAATTGTTGAAGCAAGCTACTTGGAAGATAATGTCACTGGTTTAAAGCAAGATTCAAATGGGAATGTTAATGAGCTGCCTCAAGTGTTGGAACCTGAGGATGGATCAACAGAATTACCGTTGGAATTTAATCATACTCTCTTGAAGCAAGTCTCGGATCATAATAATGTTGGTGAGCTTTCCAATGGGTCGGAAGAAGTAGGAACTACTGCCGTGGATTCTACAGAGGAGATTGCATCAAGCAATACAGTATCAAGTGTTAAAGAAGATATCAATGCAGATACTGCTTTGGAGCAAGTCTTAGGAAGTCATGTTGATGAGTTGCCAAAAGCGACATCAATTTTAAATGATGGGTCGGAAGAAGTACAATCAAATGCCATGGGTTCTGCGGAGGAGATGGCATCAAGCAATATACTATCGAGCTTTCAACAAGAAAATATCATTACTCCGAAGCAAGTCTTAGACAATCATGTTAATGATGGGTCGGAAGAAGTAGGAACTGGTGCGGTAAGTTCTACGGAGGAGATTGCATCAAGCAATACAGTACCAAGTATTCAAGAAGATATCAATGCAGATACTGCGTTGGAGCAAGTCTCAGAAAGTCATGTTGATGAGTTGCCAAAAGCAGCGTCAGTTTCAGATGATGGATTGGAAGAAGTAGGAATTGGTGCAATAAGTTCTACGGAGGAGATTGCATCAAGCAATACAGTATCAAGTGATCAAGAAGATACCCATACAGATACTGCTTTGGAGCAAGTCTCAGAAAGTCATGTTGATGAGTTGCCAAAGGCGATGTCAATTTCAAATGATGGGTTGGAAGGAGGAACTGATGCCATGGGTACTGCGGAGGAGATTGCATCAAGCAATATGCTATCGAGTGTTCATGAAGATATCACTCCTCTGAAGCAAGTATCAGAAATTCTTGTTCATGATGGGTCGGAAGAAGTAGAAACTGGTGCAAAAGGTTTGGTGGAGGAGATTGCATCAAGCAATATACCATCAAATGTTCAAGGAAATATCACTACTCCAACGAAAATCTCAGAAAGTCATGTTAATGATGGAGCTGAAGAAATAGGAACTAATCCAATGAGTTCAACGGAGTATGCATCAAGTGATATACTATCAAGTGTTCAAGAGAATAGTACTTTGGAGCAAGTCTCGGAAAGTCATGTCGACGAGCTTTTAAAACCAACATCACATTTGAAGGAGGGATTGGCAGAAGTAGGAATTACTGCAATGGCGTCGACTGTGGAGAAGATTGCATCAAGTACTACAGAACATGGTGTTCAAGAAACTATAACTAGTCCTATTGCTTTAGAGCAAGTCTCAGGAAGTAATGTTGATGGTGAGCCGCCAAAACCATCAGTTACACAGGACAGATTGGCAGAGGTTGAGAATATAAAACACGAAAACTGA
- the LOC126600139 gene encoding uncharacterized protein LOC126600139 isoform X1 → MSFKKGESTTDKALSHGEQLAKIYEVRKMMGPIADRLPAICSEASISRYLRARNWNTKKAGKMLKETIKWRLEFKPEKIRWENITQEAKTGKIYRANYHDKCGRTVLILRPGFQNTNAVNEQMMYLVYCLENAILNMNPDQEQMVWLIDFQRWNTSSISLKATRETAKILQNHYPERLGIGILYNPPKIFESFWTLVKPFLEPKTHKKMKFVYSDNSQSQKIMEDLFNMDKLESTFGGRSSVGFDYEAYGQRMREDDKKMSSFIDSGCSPAYSPAYSPAYSPSIMSELQQLTSDHCSEVSDEGGCSSCDEAASSNLEVVDEKVQGQPHDSKDVANDCTKVAA, encoded by the exons atGTCATTCAAAAAAGGAGAAAGCACAACAGATAAAGCATTGTCACATGGAGAGCAGCTGGCCAAG ATTTATGAAGTAAGGAAGATGATGGGTCCTATTGCGGATAGGCTACCAGCCATTTGTTCAGAAGCTTCAATCTCAAGGTACCTAAGAGCGCGGAACTGGAATACAAAGAAGGCGGGCAAGATGCTGAAAGAAACCATAAAATGGAGGTTGGAGTTCAAGCCCGAGAAGATCCGATGG GAAAACATTACTCAAGAAGCGAAGACAGGAAAAATTTACAGAGCCAATTACCATGACAAGTGCGGAAGGACAGTTCTTATCCTGAGGCCTGGTTTTCAG AACACAAATGCGGTAAACGAGCAGATGATGTATTTGGTATACTGCCTGGAGAATGCCATACTGAATATGAATCCAGATCAGGAACAGATGGTGTGGCTAATTGATTTTCAACGGTGGAACACGTCGAGCATATCGTTGAAGGCGACTAGGGAAACAGCTAAGATCCTGCAAAATCATTACCCTGAGAGATTGGGAATTGGCATCCTCTATAATCCACCAAAAATATTTGAGTCCTTTTGGACG TTGGTAAAACCATTTCTTGAGCCAAAAACACACAAGAAGATGAAGTTTGTGTACTCGGACAACTCGCAGAGCCAGAAGATAATGGAAGATCTTTTCAACATGGACAAGTTGGAATCCACATTTGGCGGGAGAAGTTCAGTTGGTTTCGACTATGAAGCTTACGGACAAAGAATGCGAGAAGATGACAAGAAAATGTCTAGTTTTATCGATTCAGGTTGTTCGCCAGCCTATTCGCCAGCCTATTCGCCAGCTTATTCGCCATCAATCATGTCCGAGTTGCAGCAATTGACTTCTGACCATTGTTCTGAGGTCTCCGATGAAGGCGGCTGCTCGTCGTGCGATGAAGCAGCTTCGTCGAACTTGGAGGTCGTCGATGAGAAGGTACAAGGACAACCGCACGACAGCAAAGATGTTGCAAATGACTGCACAAAAGTGGCTGCATGA
- the LOC126600133 gene encoding uncharacterized protein LOC126600133 — protein sequence MSNVEAFDGQILADKLSKLNSSQQCIESLSRWCISHRKKARQIVETWDKCFNSAQKDQRVACLYLANDILQNSRRKGSEFVNEFWKVLPAALKYVYENGDQHGKKAATRLVDIWEERKVFGSRGQSLKDDMMGNNHPAPPVSNGKGSNPIKIVKRDAHSVRLKLAVGGLPEKILTAFQPVLDEHLTEEAALNKCSAAVLYVGKIDEDVENTLIHGTQPESTLLDDLKEQEDVLNQSVGQLESSEATRSALVLQLKEALQDQESKLEVVRTQVQVARHQIERVGNIKRRLNPESNIVNMTPESTRGLEPNIPLLQQTGIPPQPPTQSVLSFAPVKITDEENKKAAAAAVAAKLAASTSSAQMLTSVLSSLVAEEAASMTGSLTSAGFTSGLSMFPPEKRPKLEKQMSDVNNPDGGNAAYFTSLQQAMTSVPIASSATMQPMSQSNQMQNPFGPPPPPPAPSPSTATPPANQYVQSSGLMVGGVPYGYGSNTLPPPPPIPPHISMSMSRPSQQQQQSQPQQQQQQQQLQPATGGYYRPLGMGFYGQSNQSNTQPVPRQ from the exons ATGAGTAACGTTGAAGCATTTGACGGACAGATATTGGCTGACAAGCTTTCGAAACTCAACAGTTCACAACAATGCATTGAAT CTCTGTCTCGTTGGTGTATTTCTCACCGAAAGAAAGCAAGGCAAATTGTTGAAACATGGGATAAATGTTTTAATTCTGCCCAGAAAGATCAGCGTGTGGCTTGTCTATATTTGGCTAATGACATATTGCAAAACAGTAGGCGAAAGGGCAGTGAATTTGTGAATGAATTCTGGAAGGTCCTTCCTGCAGCTCTCAAGTATGTTTATGAAAATGGTGATCAACATGGAAAGAAAGCTGCCACAAGACTG GTTGACATATGGGAAGAAAGGAAGGTTTTTGGGTCTCGAGGGCAGAGTCTTAAAGATGATATGATGGGAAACAATCATCCCGCTCCACCTGTAAGCAATGGAAAGGGTTCAAATCCTATCAAGATAGTGAAGAGGGATGCACACTCAGTTAGACTT AAATTGGCTGTTGGAGGTCTGCCAGAAAAAATACTTACCGCATTTCAACCTGTTCTTGATGAACATCTTACCGAAGAAGCTGCTTTAAACAAGTGTAGTGCTGCTGTACTTTATGTGGGTAAAATTGATGAAGATGTTGAAAACACCTTGATTCATG GAACTCAGCCGGAATCCACATTGTTGGATGATTTGAAAGAGCAGGAAGATGTACTTAATCAATCTGTTGGGCAGCTTGAAAGTTCGGAGGCAACAAGATCTGCCTTGGTTTTGCAGCTTAAAGAAGCACTCCAGGATCAA GAATCAAAGCTGGAAGTTGTTCGCACTCAAGTGCAG GTTGCTCGACATCAGATTGAGAGGGTAGGTAATATTAAAAGGAGACTGAACCCCGAAAGCAATATCGTTAACATGACACCTGAGTCTACCAGGGGTTTAGAACCAAATATACCATTACTTCAACAAACTGGCATCCCACCTCAGCCTCCAACGCAGTCCGTGCTTTCTTTTGCCCCTGTCAAAATTACTGATGAAGAGAACAAGAAAGCAGCGGCAGCTGCTGTTGCTGCTAAGCTTGCTGCGTCTACATCTTCTGCACAAATGTTAACGTCTGTTCTTTCATCTCTTGTTGCTGAAGAAGCTGCCTCGATGACCGGTAGCCTAACATCAGCTGGATTTACATCAGGATTATCCATGTTTCCTCCAGAAAAACGGCCCAAGCTTGAGAAACAAATGTCTGATGTTAACAATCCTGATGGTGGCAATGCAGCCTATTTTACGTCTCTCCAGCAGGCAATGACCAGTGTTCCAATTGCGTCCTCAGCAACGATGCAGCCCATGTCCCAAAGTAACCAGATGCAAAATCCTTTTGGtccgccaccaccacctccagCGCCATCACCGTCTACTGCAACTCCACCAGCGAATCAATACGTCCAATCCTCTGGTCTTATGGTGGGTGGAGTTCCTTATGGATATGGATCAAATACTTTACCACCTCCACCCCCCATACCTCCACATATTTCAATGAGCATGTCGAGGCCCAGTCAGCAGCAACAGCAGTCGCAGCctcagcagcagcaacaacagcAGCAGTTGCAGCCGGCCACTGGGGGTTATTATCGGCCACTGGGTATGGGGTTCTATGGGCAAAGTAATCAGTCAAATACGCAGCCAGTACCTCGACAGTAA
- the LOC126600136 gene encoding uncharacterized protein LOC126600136, whose product MQMETTVEDTLYLQLHKLSATEEAALDQLLSTLWQTRKTGLHSPHQKSHFQSLLHLPSLSHLDPVLACLRSLIRKWVHENFTANDVLKLFPPDLPLDLQSSLVLLLQKYQVQWKDEVATEQRSLPRASVAYQVKANVPPTFTSLGTSGSLNDFGASTTPIVSATDASQLTSMPPANLVGILPRLKSMTWTMENCNSGPANKVAVITLKLQDYTKSPLDETEVKFQLTRDTLEAMLRSLTYIKEQLSSMVGGTSGPSQKKQKQSDHLV is encoded by the exons ATGCAAATGGAGACGACGGTGGAAGATACGTTGTACCTGCAGCTGCACAAGCTCTCCGCCACAGAGGAAGCGGCACTCGACCAGTTGCTCTCCACTCTATGGCAAACCAGGAAAACCGGCCTCCACTCTCCCCACCAAAAATCCCACTTCCAATCTCTCCTCcatctcccttctctctcccacCTCGACCCT GTTTTGGCATGCCTTCGATCGCTTATCAGAAAATGGGTACACGAGAACTTCACCGCCAACGACGTTTTGAAGCTGTTTCCGCCCGATTTGCCACTCGATTTGCAGAGCAGTTTGGTGTTGTTGCTCCAGAAGTATCAGGTTCAGTGGAAGGACGAAGTAGCTACAGAACAG CGTTCATTGCCAAGGGCTAGTGTTGCATATCAGGTCAAGGCGAATGTGCCGCCGACCTTCACCTCTTTGGGTACCTCTGGCTCATTAAATGATTTTGGAGCTTCAACAACGCCGATTGTTTCTGCTACTGATGCATCTCAACTCACTTCCATGCCTCCTGCAAACCTGGTG GGAATTCTACCTCGCCTAAAGTCAATGACTTGGACCATGGAGAACTGTAACTCAGGGCCGGCTAATAAAGTGGCCGTCATCACTCTAAAG TTGCAAGATTATACCAAATCTCCGTTAGATGAAACGGAGGTGAAGTTTCAACTGACTAGGGACACTCTGGAAGCTATGCTGAGATCACTGACATACATTAAGGAACAACTCTCAAGCATG GTCGGAGGAACTTCGGGGCCATCACAGAAGAAGCAAAAGCAATCGGATCATTTGGTTTGA